In Puntigrus tetrazona isolate hp1 chromosome 7, ASM1883169v1, whole genome shotgun sequence, the following are encoded in one genomic region:
- the scube2 gene encoding signal peptide, CUB and EGF-like domain-containing protein 2 isoform X2: MGAVWTARLLCLFLLLLNTRQSAAVPHNTDSDQCADGSDACHIDAICQNTPTSYKCTCKTGFKGDGKHCEDIDECDLEYNGGCVHECNNIPGNYRCTCLDGFHLAHDGHNCLDVDECVFNNGGCQHVCVNTMGSYECRCKEGFFLSDNQHTCIHRSVEGLSCMNKEHGCAHICKETPKGGVACECRPGFELAKNQRGCILTCNHGNGGCQHICEDTEQGPICRCHVRYTLHTDGRACVERDETAPTTPDHNATSLAEVDKRVKRRLLMETCAVNNGGCDSTCKDTSTGVRCSCPVGFTLQPDGKSCKDIDECELHNGGCDHYCRNTIGSFECNCRKGFKLLTDERSCQDIDECFFERTCDHTCVNSPGSFQCVCNKGYTLYGLAHCGDINECSLNNGGCEHTCENTMGGFECHCHAGHKLHWNKKDCIEAEDSALVPPPARPTLNCSKQGGGELCYLTCKSQVHISSGAEDSYTVTCGMPLPCHAGGQWKGNGSHCQGSGIKTIATFKSGQGKCNLKRSQENLAQSFKTTLSDKRATENVQFSFVSLHCASSSRQHRSRHGRKAGEEEGSSITAQFELDVNLEEVTEGCDLACVRRRSEKRLRKTIRTLRKSINREQFHLHFAGSEYELAKKLVRPADPPDHCGTGQILLDKKCVKCSVGTYYDGEQGRCFLCPPGTYQDEEGQVSCDVCPGPEGRGIPRTPGARNISECGGQCRPGQFSHDGFVPCLSCPQGTYQPEVGRTSCFPCGGSLTTKYDGSVSFQDCETKVQCSPGHYYNTSTHRCIRCPIGTYQMEFGQNYCIACPGNTTTDFDGSTNIMQCKNRHCGGELGEFTGYIESPNYPGNYPANIECTWTITPPPKRRILVVVPEIYLPIEDECGDYLVMRKSSLPNSVTTYETCQTYERPIAFTSRSKKLWIQFRSNEGNSGKGFQVPYVTYDEDYQELIEDIVRDGRLYASENHQEILKDKKLMKALFDVLAHPQNFFNYTAQESREMFPKSFIRFLRSKVLRFLRP; this comes from the exons ATGGGAGCTGTTTGGACTGCACGGCtcctctgtttgtttttgctcttgTTAAATACTCGCCAAAGCGCCGCAGTTCCTCACAACACTG ATTCAGATCAGTGCGCAGACGGAAGCGATGCCTGTCACATTGATGCTATTTGTCAGAATACCCCGACTTCATACAAGTGCACTTGTAAAACAGGATTTAAAGGGGACGGGAAACATTGTGAAG ACATTGATGAATGTGATCTGGAATACAATGGCGGCTGTGTACACGAATGTAACAACATACCCGGCAATTACCGCTGTACTTGCCTTGATGGCTTTCATTTGGCACATGATGGACACAACTGTCTAG ATGTGGATGAATGCGTCTTCAACAATGGTGGCTGTCAGCATGTATGTGTCAACACCATGGGAAGCTATGAGTGCCGCTGCAAGGAAGGCTTTTTCCTGAGTGACAATCAACACACATGCATCCATCGCTCCGTGG AAGGCCTGAGCTGCATGAATAAAGAACACGGCTGTGCTCACATCTGTAAGGAAACACCCAAAGGTGGCGTCGCCTGTGAGTGCCGGCCGGGTTTTGAGCTGGCCAAGAACCAGCGGGGCTGCATCC TGACCTGTAACCACGGCAATGGGGGCTGCCAGCACATCTGTGAGGACACGGAGCAGGGGCCCATCTGCAGGTGTCACGTCAGGTACACCCTGCACACAGATGGCAGAGCCTGTGTAG AAAGGGATGAAACGGCCCCCACCACCCCTGATCACAATGCCACGTCCTTGGCCGAGGTAGACAAACGAGTTAAGCGTCGACTGCTTATGG AGACGTGTGCGGTGAATAACGGAGGCTGTGACAGCACCTGTAAGGACACATCCACAGGTGTACGCTGCAGCTGCCCAGTAGGATTTACTCTTCAACCTGATGGCAAGTCCTGCAAAG acATTGATGAGTGTGAGCTCCATAACGGTGGCTGTGACCACTACTGCAGGAACACCATTGGCAGTTTCGAATGTAACTGTCGTAAAGGCTTCAAACTGCTGACGGACGAGCGTTCGTGCCAGG ATATTGACGAGTGCTTTTTCGAGAGGACGTGCGACCACACTTGTGTAAACTCACCTGGTAGTTTCCAGTGTGTTTGCAACAAGGGCTACACGCTTTATGGGCTTGCCCATTGTGGAG ACATAAACGAATGTAGTTTGAACAATGGAGGATGTGAACACACCTGTGAAAACACCATGGGAGGCTTTGAGTGCCACTGTCATGCTGGTCACAAGCTGCACTGGAACAAGAAAGACTGTATCG AAGCAGAGGACTCTGCACTAGTGCCGCCACCTGCCAGGCCCACTCTTAACTGCAGTAAGCAGGGAGGGGGTGAGCTCTGCTACCTGACCTGCAAGTCGCAGGTTCATATCAGCAGTG GAGCTGAAGATTCATACACCGTGACCTGTGGCATGCCCCTGCCGTGCCACGCGGGAGGACAGTGGAAAGGGAACGGCTCACATTGTCAAG GCTCTGGAATCAAAACCATTGCTACATTTAAATCTGGACAGGGGAAGTGCAATCTGAAGCGGAGTCAGGAAAATCTTGCACAGAGCTTCAAAACCACCCTGTCAG ACAAAAGAGCCACTGAGAACGTCCAGTTCAGCTTTGTTAGCCTGCACTGTGCCTCTTCAAGCAGACAGCACCGTAGTCGCCACGGGCGGAAGGCCGGCGAGGAGGAAGGGTCCTCCATCACTGCCCAGTTTGAGCTGGATGTGAACCTGGAGGAGGTAACAG AGGGCTGTGACCTGGCATGTGTTCGGCGGCGCTCTGAGAAGCGGCTTAGAAAGACTATACGCACTCTTCGGAAGTCCATTAACCGGGAGCAGTTTCACCTGCACTTCGCCGGATCGGAGTACGAGCTGGCTAAGAAACTCGTCCGTCCCGCGGACCCACCAGACCACTGCGGCACCGGACAGATCCTGCTCGACAAGAAATGTG TCAAATGCAGCGTTGGCACGTACTACGATGGAGAGCAGGGGAGGTGCTTTCTTTGCCCCCCTGGGACGTACCAAGATGAAGAGGGGCAGGTGTCGTGTGACGTGTGCCCGGGACCCGAGGGCAGGGGAATCCCAAGAACCCCTGGAGCACGCAACATCTCGGAGTGTGGAG gTCAGTGCCGTCCTGGTCAGTTCTCCCATGATGGTTTTGTGCCCTGTCTGTCCTGCCCACAAGGCACCTATCAGCCTGAGGTCGGCCGAACTTCCTGTTTCCCATGTGGAGGAAGCCTCACAACCAAATATGATGGTTCTGTGTCCTTCCAAGACTGTGAGACTAAAG TTCAGTGCTCACCTGGGCATTATTATAATACCAGCACCCACCGCTGTATCCGTTGCCCCATTGGAACCTATCAGATGGAGTTTGGCCAAAACTACTGCATTGCCTGCCCTGGAAACACTACTACTGATTTTGACGGATCCACAAACATTATGCAGTGCAAAA ACAGACACTGTGGAGGAGAGCTGGGAGAATTCACCGGCTATATCGAATCTCCCAACTACCCTGGCAACTACCCGGCCAACATCGAATGCACCTGGACCATCACCCCTCCTCCCAAGCGCAGAATCCTCGTTGTGGTACCTGAGATCTACCTTCCTATTGAGGACGAGTGTGGGGACTATTTGGTCATGCGGAAGAGTT CTCTGCCCAATTCAGTGACGACTTATGAGACTTGCCAGACGTATGAGCGACCCATCGCCTTCACCTCCCGCTCCAAGAAACTCTGGATCCAGTTCCGCTCCAATGAAGGAAACAGTGGAAAAGGCTTCCAAGTGCCATATGTAACGTACGATG AGGACTATCAGGAGCTCATTGAGGACATTGTTAGGGACGGACGGTTATATGCCTCTGAGAATCATCAAGAAATCCTTAAG GACAAGAAGCTTATGAAGGCCCTGTTTGATGTCCTGGCCCATCCGCAAAACTTCTTTAACTATACTGCACAAGAGTCTAGAGAAATGTTTCCAAAATCATTCATCAGATTTCTCCGCTCCAAAGTTTTGAGATTC
- the scube2 gene encoding signal peptide, CUB and EGF-like domain-containing protein 2 isoform X9: MNKEHGCAHICKETPKGGVACECRPGFELAKNQRGCILTCNHGNGGCQHICEDTEQGPICRCHVRYTLHTDGRACVERDETAPTTPDHNATSLAEVDKRVKRRLLMETCAVNNGGCDSTCKDTSTGVRCSCPVGFTLQPDGKSCKDIDECELHNGGCDHYCRNTIGSFECNCRKGFKLLTDERSCQDIDECFFERTCDHTCVNSPGSFQCVCNKGYTLYGLAHCGDINECSLNNGGCEHTCENTMGGFECHCHAGHKLHWNKKDCIEAEDSALVPPPARPTLNCSKQGGGELCYLTCKSQVHISSGAEDSYTVTCGMPLPCHAGGQWKGNGSHCQGSGIKTIATFKSGQGKCNLKRSQENLAQSFKTTLSDKRATENVQFSFVSLHCASSSRQHRSRHGRKAGEEEGSSITAQFELDVNLEEVTAEGCDLACVRRRSEKRLRKTIRTLRKSINREQFHLHFAGSEYELAKKLVRPADPPDHCGTGQILLDKKCVKCSVGTYYDGEQGRCFLCPPGTYQDEEGQVSCDVCPGPEGRGIPRTPGARNISECGGQCRPGQFSHDGFVPCLSCPQGTYQPEVGRTSCFPCGGSLTTKYDGSVSFQDCETKVQCSPGHYYNTSTHRCIRCPIGTYQMEFGQNYCIACPGNTTTDFDGSTNIMQCKNRHCGGELGEFTGYIESPNYPGNYPANIECTWTITPPPKRRILVVVPEIYLPIEDECGDYLVMRKSSLPNSVTTYETCQTYERPIAFTSRSKKLWIQFRSNEGNSGKGFQVPYVTYDEDYQELIEDIVRDGRLYASENHQEILKDKKLMKALFDVLAHPQNFFNYTAQESREMFPKSFIRFLRSKVLRFLRP; this comes from the exons ATGAATAAAGAACACGGCTGTGCTCACATCTGTAAGGAAACACCCAAAGGTGGCGTCGCCTGTGAGTGCCGGCCGGGTTTTGAGCTGGCCAAGAACCAGCGGGGCTGCATCC TGACCTGTAACCACGGCAATGGGGGCTGCCAGCACATCTGTGAGGACACGGAGCAGGGGCCCATCTGCAGGTGTCACGTCAGGTACACCCTGCACACAGATGGCAGAGCCTGTGTAG AAAGGGATGAAACGGCCCCCACCACCCCTGATCACAATGCCACGTCCTTGGCCGAGGTAGACAAACGAGTTAAGCGTCGACTGCTTATGG AGACGTGTGCGGTGAATAACGGAGGCTGTGACAGCACCTGTAAGGACACATCCACAGGTGTACGCTGCAGCTGCCCAGTAGGATTTACTCTTCAACCTGATGGCAAGTCCTGCAAAG acATTGATGAGTGTGAGCTCCATAACGGTGGCTGTGACCACTACTGCAGGAACACCATTGGCAGTTTCGAATGTAACTGTCGTAAAGGCTTCAAACTGCTGACGGACGAGCGTTCGTGCCAGG ATATTGACGAGTGCTTTTTCGAGAGGACGTGCGACCACACTTGTGTAAACTCACCTGGTAGTTTCCAGTGTGTTTGCAACAAGGGCTACACGCTTTATGGGCTTGCCCATTGTGGAG ACATAAACGAATGTAGTTTGAACAATGGAGGATGTGAACACACCTGTGAAAACACCATGGGAGGCTTTGAGTGCCACTGTCATGCTGGTCACAAGCTGCACTGGAACAAGAAAGACTGTATCG AAGCAGAGGACTCTGCACTAGTGCCGCCACCTGCCAGGCCCACTCTTAACTGCAGTAAGCAGGGAGGGGGTGAGCTCTGCTACCTGACCTGCAAGTCGCAGGTTCATATCAGCAGTG GAGCTGAAGATTCATACACCGTGACCTGTGGCATGCCCCTGCCGTGCCACGCGGGAGGACAGTGGAAAGGGAACGGCTCACATTGTCAAG GCTCTGGAATCAAAACCATTGCTACATTTAAATCTGGACAGGGGAAGTGCAATCTGAAGCGGAGTCAGGAAAATCTTGCACAGAGCTTCAAAACCACCCTGTCAG ACAAAAGAGCCACTGAGAACGTCCAGTTCAGCTTTGTTAGCCTGCACTGTGCCTCTTCAAGCAGACAGCACCGTAGTCGCCACGGGCGGAAGGCCGGCGAGGAGGAAGGGTCCTCCATCACTGCCCAGTTTGAGCTGGATGTGAACCTGGAGGAGGTAACAG CAGAGGGCTGTGACCTGGCATGTGTTCGGCGGCGCTCTGAGAAGCGGCTTAGAAAGACTATACGCACTCTTCGGAAGTCCATTAACCGGGAGCAGTTTCACCTGCACTTCGCCGGATCGGAGTACGAGCTGGCTAAGAAACTCGTCCGTCCCGCGGACCCACCAGACCACTGCGGCACCGGACAGATCCTGCTCGACAAGAAATGTG TCAAATGCAGCGTTGGCACGTACTACGATGGAGAGCAGGGGAGGTGCTTTCTTTGCCCCCCTGGGACGTACCAAGATGAAGAGGGGCAGGTGTCGTGTGACGTGTGCCCGGGACCCGAGGGCAGGGGAATCCCAAGAACCCCTGGAGCACGCAACATCTCGGAGTGTGGAG gTCAGTGCCGTCCTGGTCAGTTCTCCCATGATGGTTTTGTGCCCTGTCTGTCCTGCCCACAAGGCACCTATCAGCCTGAGGTCGGCCGAACTTCCTGTTTCCCATGTGGAGGAAGCCTCACAACCAAATATGATGGTTCTGTGTCCTTCCAAGACTGTGAGACTAAAG TTCAGTGCTCACCTGGGCATTATTATAATACCAGCACCCACCGCTGTATCCGTTGCCCCATTGGAACCTATCAGATGGAGTTTGGCCAAAACTACTGCATTGCCTGCCCTGGAAACACTACTACTGATTTTGACGGATCCACAAACATTATGCAGTGCAAAA ACAGACACTGTGGAGGAGAGCTGGGAGAATTCACCGGCTATATCGAATCTCCCAACTACCCTGGCAACTACCCGGCCAACATCGAATGCACCTGGACCATCACCCCTCCTCCCAAGCGCAGAATCCTCGTTGTGGTACCTGAGATCTACCTTCCTATTGAGGACGAGTGTGGGGACTATTTGGTCATGCGGAAGAGTT CTCTGCCCAATTCAGTGACGACTTATGAGACTTGCCAGACGTATGAGCGACCCATCGCCTTCACCTCCCGCTCCAAGAAACTCTGGATCCAGTTCCGCTCCAATGAAGGAAACAGTGGAAAAGGCTTCCAAGTGCCATATGTAACGTACGATG AGGACTATCAGGAGCTCATTGAGGACATTGTTAGGGACGGACGGTTATATGCCTCTGAGAATCATCAAGAAATCCTTAAG GACAAGAAGCTTATGAAGGCCCTGTTTGATGTCCTGGCCCATCCGCAAAACTTCTTTAACTATACTGCACAAGAGTCTAGAGAAATGTTTCCAAAATCATTCATCAGATTTCTCCGCTCCAAAGTTTTGAGATTC
- the scube2 gene encoding signal peptide, CUB and EGF-like domain-containing protein 2 isoform X1, translated as MGAVWTARLLCLFLLLLNTRQSAAVPHNTDSDQCADGSDACHIDAICQNTPTSYKCTCKTGFKGDGKHCEDIDECDLEYNGGCVHECNNIPGNYRCTCLDGFHLAHDGHNCLDVDECVFNNGGCQHVCVNTMGSYECRCKEGFFLSDNQHTCIHRSVEGLSCMNKEHGCAHICKETPKGGVACECRPGFELAKNQRGCILTCNHGNGGCQHICEDTEQGPICRCHVRYTLHTDGRACVERDETAPTTPDHNATSLAEVDKRVKRRLLMETCAVNNGGCDSTCKDTSTGVRCSCPVGFTLQPDGKSCKDIDECELHNGGCDHYCRNTIGSFECNCRKGFKLLTDERSCQDIDECFFERTCDHTCVNSPGSFQCVCNKGYTLYGLAHCGDINECSLNNGGCEHTCENTMGGFECHCHAGHKLHWNKKDCIEAEDSALVPPPARPTLNCSKQGGGELCYLTCKSQVHISSGAEDSYTVTCGMPLPCHAGGQWKGNGSHCQGSGIKTIATFKSGQGKCNLKRSQENLAQSFKTTLSDKRATENVQFSFVSLHCASSSRQHRSRHGRKAGEEEGSSITAQFELDVNLEEVTAEGCDLACVRRRSEKRLRKTIRTLRKSINREQFHLHFAGSEYELAKKLVRPADPPDHCGTGQILLDKKCVKCSVGTYYDGEQGRCFLCPPGTYQDEEGQVSCDVCPGPEGRGIPRTPGARNISECGGQCRPGQFSHDGFVPCLSCPQGTYQPEVGRTSCFPCGGSLTTKYDGSVSFQDCETKVQCSPGHYYNTSTHRCIRCPIGTYQMEFGQNYCIACPGNTTTDFDGSTNIMQCKNRHCGGELGEFTGYIESPNYPGNYPANIECTWTITPPPKRRILVVVPEIYLPIEDECGDYLVMRKSSLPNSVTTYETCQTYERPIAFTSRSKKLWIQFRSNEGNSGKGFQVPYVTYDEDYQELIEDIVRDGRLYASENHQEILKDKKLMKALFDVLAHPQNFFNYTAQESREMFPKSFIRFLRSKVLRFLRP; from the exons ATGGGAGCTGTTTGGACTGCACGGCtcctctgtttgtttttgctcttgTTAAATACTCGCCAAAGCGCCGCAGTTCCTCACAACACTG ATTCAGATCAGTGCGCAGACGGAAGCGATGCCTGTCACATTGATGCTATTTGTCAGAATACCCCGACTTCATACAAGTGCACTTGTAAAACAGGATTTAAAGGGGACGGGAAACATTGTGAAG ACATTGATGAATGTGATCTGGAATACAATGGCGGCTGTGTACACGAATGTAACAACATACCCGGCAATTACCGCTGTACTTGCCTTGATGGCTTTCATTTGGCACATGATGGACACAACTGTCTAG ATGTGGATGAATGCGTCTTCAACAATGGTGGCTGTCAGCATGTATGTGTCAACACCATGGGAAGCTATGAGTGCCGCTGCAAGGAAGGCTTTTTCCTGAGTGACAATCAACACACATGCATCCATCGCTCCGTGG AAGGCCTGAGCTGCATGAATAAAGAACACGGCTGTGCTCACATCTGTAAGGAAACACCCAAAGGTGGCGTCGCCTGTGAGTGCCGGCCGGGTTTTGAGCTGGCCAAGAACCAGCGGGGCTGCATCC TGACCTGTAACCACGGCAATGGGGGCTGCCAGCACATCTGTGAGGACACGGAGCAGGGGCCCATCTGCAGGTGTCACGTCAGGTACACCCTGCACACAGATGGCAGAGCCTGTGTAG AAAGGGATGAAACGGCCCCCACCACCCCTGATCACAATGCCACGTCCTTGGCCGAGGTAGACAAACGAGTTAAGCGTCGACTGCTTATGG AGACGTGTGCGGTGAATAACGGAGGCTGTGACAGCACCTGTAAGGACACATCCACAGGTGTACGCTGCAGCTGCCCAGTAGGATTTACTCTTCAACCTGATGGCAAGTCCTGCAAAG acATTGATGAGTGTGAGCTCCATAACGGTGGCTGTGACCACTACTGCAGGAACACCATTGGCAGTTTCGAATGTAACTGTCGTAAAGGCTTCAAACTGCTGACGGACGAGCGTTCGTGCCAGG ATATTGACGAGTGCTTTTTCGAGAGGACGTGCGACCACACTTGTGTAAACTCACCTGGTAGTTTCCAGTGTGTTTGCAACAAGGGCTACACGCTTTATGGGCTTGCCCATTGTGGAG ACATAAACGAATGTAGTTTGAACAATGGAGGATGTGAACACACCTGTGAAAACACCATGGGAGGCTTTGAGTGCCACTGTCATGCTGGTCACAAGCTGCACTGGAACAAGAAAGACTGTATCG AAGCAGAGGACTCTGCACTAGTGCCGCCACCTGCCAGGCCCACTCTTAACTGCAGTAAGCAGGGAGGGGGTGAGCTCTGCTACCTGACCTGCAAGTCGCAGGTTCATATCAGCAGTG GAGCTGAAGATTCATACACCGTGACCTGTGGCATGCCCCTGCCGTGCCACGCGGGAGGACAGTGGAAAGGGAACGGCTCACATTGTCAAG GCTCTGGAATCAAAACCATTGCTACATTTAAATCTGGACAGGGGAAGTGCAATCTGAAGCGGAGTCAGGAAAATCTTGCACAGAGCTTCAAAACCACCCTGTCAG ACAAAAGAGCCACTGAGAACGTCCAGTTCAGCTTTGTTAGCCTGCACTGTGCCTCTTCAAGCAGACAGCACCGTAGTCGCCACGGGCGGAAGGCCGGCGAGGAGGAAGGGTCCTCCATCACTGCCCAGTTTGAGCTGGATGTGAACCTGGAGGAGGTAACAG CAGAGGGCTGTGACCTGGCATGTGTTCGGCGGCGCTCTGAGAAGCGGCTTAGAAAGACTATACGCACTCTTCGGAAGTCCATTAACCGGGAGCAGTTTCACCTGCACTTCGCCGGATCGGAGTACGAGCTGGCTAAGAAACTCGTCCGTCCCGCGGACCCACCAGACCACTGCGGCACCGGACAGATCCTGCTCGACAAGAAATGTG TCAAATGCAGCGTTGGCACGTACTACGATGGAGAGCAGGGGAGGTGCTTTCTTTGCCCCCCTGGGACGTACCAAGATGAAGAGGGGCAGGTGTCGTGTGACGTGTGCCCGGGACCCGAGGGCAGGGGAATCCCAAGAACCCCTGGAGCACGCAACATCTCGGAGTGTGGAG gTCAGTGCCGTCCTGGTCAGTTCTCCCATGATGGTTTTGTGCCCTGTCTGTCCTGCCCACAAGGCACCTATCAGCCTGAGGTCGGCCGAACTTCCTGTTTCCCATGTGGAGGAAGCCTCACAACCAAATATGATGGTTCTGTGTCCTTCCAAGACTGTGAGACTAAAG TTCAGTGCTCACCTGGGCATTATTATAATACCAGCACCCACCGCTGTATCCGTTGCCCCATTGGAACCTATCAGATGGAGTTTGGCCAAAACTACTGCATTGCCTGCCCTGGAAACACTACTACTGATTTTGACGGATCCACAAACATTATGCAGTGCAAAA ACAGACACTGTGGAGGAGAGCTGGGAGAATTCACCGGCTATATCGAATCTCCCAACTACCCTGGCAACTACCCGGCCAACATCGAATGCACCTGGACCATCACCCCTCCTCCCAAGCGCAGAATCCTCGTTGTGGTACCTGAGATCTACCTTCCTATTGAGGACGAGTGTGGGGACTATTTGGTCATGCGGAAGAGTT CTCTGCCCAATTCAGTGACGACTTATGAGACTTGCCAGACGTATGAGCGACCCATCGCCTTCACCTCCCGCTCCAAGAAACTCTGGATCCAGTTCCGCTCCAATGAAGGAAACAGTGGAAAAGGCTTCCAAGTGCCATATGTAACGTACGATG AGGACTATCAGGAGCTCATTGAGGACATTGTTAGGGACGGACGGTTATATGCCTCTGAGAATCATCAAGAAATCCTTAAG GACAAGAAGCTTATGAAGGCCCTGTTTGATGTCCTGGCCCATCCGCAAAACTTCTTTAACTATACTGCACAAGAGTCTAGAGAAATGTTTCCAAAATCATTCATCAGATTTCTCCGCTCCAAAGTTTTGAGATTC